One Paenibacillus crassostreae DNA segment encodes these proteins:
- the prsW gene encoding glutamic-type intramembrane protease PrsW, giving the protein MLLFSVIASAVAPGLALLTFFYLKDKYDAEPIHMVVRIFLLGLLVVIPVIIIQRGLTLGLGTHPFVQSFFISSGVEELLKWLVLYFIIYNHVEFDEPYDGIVYAVTISLGFATVENFMYAWYSQASIGTMFIRALLPVSGHALFGVIMGYYFGLARFRKVNNTKRYLVYSLLIPWLFHGIYDLILTTVTDYWVWLIVPLMVLLWYGGMDKVIRANNRSPLRFQKREEEVNT; this is encoded by the coding sequence GTGCTATTGTTTTCAGTTATTGCGTCTGCAGTGGCGCCAGGGCTTGCTTTGTTGACGTTTTTTTATCTGAAAGATAAATATGATGCTGAGCCGATTCATATGGTTGTACGTATATTTTTACTGGGTTTACTTGTTGTGATCCCAGTCATCATTATACAGAGAGGACTGACTTTGGGATTAGGAACTCATCCTTTTGTGCAGTCATTCTTCATCTCTTCTGGAGTTGAGGAATTATTGAAGTGGTTAGTTCTATATTTCATCATTTACAACCATGTGGAGTTCGATGAGCCCTATGATGGTATTGTATATGCTGTGACCATTTCACTTGGATTTGCAACTGTAGAAAACTTTATGTATGCCTGGTATAGCCAAGCATCAATAGGGACGATGTTTATAAGAGCACTCTTGCCCGTTTCGGGTCATGCTTTATTCGGGGTTATTATGGGTTATTACTTCGGTTTAGCGCGTTTCCGTAAAGTGAATAATACGAAACGTTATCTTGTGTATTCTTTATTGATACCTTGGTTATTTCATGGGATATATGATCTTATATTAACGACAGTAACGGATTATTGGGTATGGCTTATTGTTCCTTTGATGGTTTTATTATGGTATGGTGGCATGGATAAAGTAATTCGTGCAAACAATCGTTCGCCGCTTCGCTTCCAAAAGAGGGAAGAAGAGGTTAATACGTAA
- a CDS encoding genetic competence negative regulator, with protein sequence MKIERLSPDKIRIFLTFDDLSERGIQKEDMWQEIPKVHDLFTDMMDQAYNEVGFDATGPLAVEVFALPAQGMVVIVTRGKYDHHQYMGHIEDEIPEDVYEMEVTLEESDTIVYAFNDFEVLIEAAHVLQWNITKAGKLYNYNDKWVLYLEPADLDEDKHPSLIAVLAEFGESISTTEAVLEEYGKVIIPEDAIGVICHHFARQE encoded by the coding sequence ATGAAAATAGAACGTTTGAGTCCAGATAAGATACGGATTTTCCTAACGTTTGATGATCTGAGCGAGCGTGGCATCCAAAAGGAAGACATGTGGCAAGAAATACCGAAGGTACATGACCTGTTTACTGATATGATGGACCAGGCATACAATGAAGTCGGTTTCGATGCAACAGGACCTTTGGCTGTAGAAGTTTTCGCATTGCCAGCTCAAGGAATGGTCGTCATTGTGACTCGAGGTAAATATGATCACCATCAATACATGGGGCATATTGAAGATGAGATTCCAGAGGACGTTTATGAAATGGAAGTTACACTTGAAGAAAGTGATACCATCGTATACGCTTTTAATGATTTTGAAGTGTTAATTGAAGCTGCACACGTACTTCAATGGAATATTACAAAAGCTGGGAAGCTGTATAACTATAATGATAAATGGGTTTTGTATTTAGAACCTGCCGATTTAGATGAGGATAAACATCCATCATTGATAGCTGTTTTAGCTGAATTTGGTGAGTCTATTTCAACAACAGAAGCTGTTCTTGAAGAGTATGGTAAAGTAATTATCCCAGAAGATGCGATCGGAGTTATTTGTCATCATTTCGCTCGTCAGGAATAA
- a CDS encoding polysaccharide deacetylase family protein produces MKRQTTAFVLACTFLLSSCSNMNTATSDSESNQILKSQELEQSKITQKQTQKKGEELPTLTEESPKDITPEVNKEPKIELNYHMNSNYDIIPNNESISKKVVLLTFDDGPKDADMINGLIDILDKHQAKAIFFVNGYKVKENPHLLKLIHDREQIIGNHSWDHVVLKNKSEAEVKQQVKDVQEIVADITGEKPVYFRAPHGAGGDVTKKVTKDNGMLYMTWSIGSLDWEMKSTDSNPAATIIKNVTEQLHSGSNILMHELPWTVQSLDKLLTELETRGYTFVDPRSIELQMR; encoded by the coding sequence ATGAAGAGACAGACAACAGCATTTGTTCTTGCTTGTACCTTTCTGCTTAGTTCATGCAGTAACATGAACACAGCAACAAGTGATTCGGAATCGAATCAAATTCTAAAATCACAAGAACTAGAACAAAGTAAAATTACCCAGAAACAAACCCAAAAAAAAGGAGAGGAACTACCTACATTAACTGAAGAATCTCCTAAAGATATTACTCCTGAAGTCAATAAAGAACCTAAAATTGAATTGAATTATCATATGAACAGTAACTATGACATTATCCCTAACAATGAATCCATATCCAAAAAGGTTGTATTGCTAACATTTGATGACGGCCCAAAAGATGCGGATATGATCAACGGATTAATCGATATATTAGACAAGCATCAAGCAAAGGCCATATTCTTCGTAAATGGATATAAAGTCAAAGAAAATCCACACCTGCTGAAACTCATTCATGACCGTGAGCAAATCATTGGTAACCATAGCTGGGATCATGTGGTATTGAAGAATAAGTCAGAAGCAGAAGTCAAACAACAAGTTAAAGATGTTCAAGAAATTGTTGCCGATATAACCGGTGAAAAGCCCGTATACTTTCGTGCTCCACATGGTGCAGGTGGGGATGTCACTAAAAAAGTTACCAAAGACAATGGTATGTTATACATGACTTGGTCTATTGGTTCACTCGATTGGGAAATGAAATCAACGGATTCAAATCCAGCAGCAACTATCATAAAGAACGTAACGGAACAACTTCATTCTGGAAGTAATATCCTAATGCATGAATTACCGTGGACAGTCCAGAGTCTCGATAAATTACTGACAGAGCTAGAGACGAGGGGATATACTTTTGTAGATCCTAGAAGCATTGAATTACAAATGCGTTAA
- a CDS encoding metallophosphoesterase has protein sequence MTALIWLLSGCVTLAAVILLYWMIHEALRVVINPVEFKLSRLPRSFDGSRILFITDIHRRHLPKELLMSLKGQVDWVLLGGDIMEKNVPLSRVERNMRLLSSVAPVYAVHGNHDYKADIVSLDQILRLCDVNLLMNQNVKLEKNGSFIWLTGMDYSNIRLKKYSPLPKLPNSEMDVCRLVLVHDPAWINRFSTKPADLVLAGHTHGGQIIFPWIGPIHLDKCYRDIASGLVEWEQEDTLITRSRLFVSRGFGYRHLPLRFRCPAEMNLITLRSNEEDSLA, from the coding sequence ATGACTGCATTGATCTGGTTATTATCCGGTTGTGTTACTCTAGCAGCAGTGATTTTATTGTATTGGATGATACATGAAGCGCTTAGAGTCGTGATCAATCCTGTTGAATTCAAGTTGAGTAGACTACCGAGGTCATTTGATGGAAGTAGGATTCTCTTCATTACGGATATTCACCGACGACATCTTCCTAAAGAATTATTGATGTCATTAAAAGGTCAGGTTGATTGGGTATTGTTGGGTGGGGATATTATGGAAAAGAATGTCCCATTATCACGTGTGGAGAGAAATATGAGACTATTATCGAGTGTTGCTCCCGTATATGCCGTGCATGGTAACCATGATTATAAAGCTGACATTGTTTCTCTAGATCAGATACTGAGATTATGTGATGTAAATTTGTTAATGAATCAAAACGTGAAGCTTGAGAAAAATGGATCTTTCATATGGTTAACAGGAATGGACTATTCTAACATTCGCCTAAAAAAGTATTCTCCGTTACCCAAGCTACCAAATAGTGAAATGGATGTTTGTCGGCTGGTATTAGTTCATGATCCTGCGTGGATAAACCGTTTTTCGACAAAACCTGCTGACCTTGTCTTAGCTGGACATACTCATGGAGGGCAAATTATTTTTCCTTGGATAGGTCCTATTCACTTAGATAAATGTTATCGCGATATTGCGAGTGGGTTGGTTGAATGGGAGCAAGAGGATACTTTAATTACAAGATCTAGGTTATTTGTTAGTCGGGGATTTGGGTATCGACATCTTCCACTGAGATTTCGATGTCCTGCTGAAATGAACCTGATTACCCTACGTTCTAATGAAGAGGACAGCCTTGCGTAG
- a CDS encoding CPBP family intramembrane glutamic endopeptidase produces MKKIKLKFPKIKIKQVTVNQLNDRLLLLNLYITQALTLVIGIIWLLFQKRNIFDLFSLQNNDNFVAWGMGLAGCMLIIDFFLSKIMPEDSMDDGGINHMLFGKRPVWHIICIAAIVAICEELLFRGAIQYAIGPYWTSIIFAVIHIRYLKHWIPTGWVFLSSYGLGTIYILSGTLWAPILCHFIIDVISGMMIRFRREE; encoded by the coding sequence ATGAAAAAAATTAAATTAAAGTTTCCAAAAATAAAAATTAAACAAGTTACCGTAAATCAATTAAATGATCGGTTGTTATTATTAAATCTTTACATAACTCAAGCTCTCACTTTGGTTATCGGTATTATTTGGCTATTATTTCAGAAGAGAAATATATTTGACCTTTTTTCGTTGCAAAATAATGACAATTTTGTGGCATGGGGTATGGGTTTAGCAGGATGTATGCTCATTATTGACTTCTTCCTATCGAAGATTATGCCAGAAGATTCGATGGATGATGGTGGTATAAATCACATGTTGTTTGGAAAACGCCCTGTATGGCATATTATTTGTATTGCAGCAATCGTAGCCATTTGTGAAGAATTACTATTTCGAGGAGCGATTCAGTATGCAATCGGGCCTTATTGGACGAGTATTATTTTTGCCGTCATTCACATACGTTATTTGAAGCATTGGATTCCTACGGGTTGGGTCTTCCTAAGTAGTTATGGATTAGGAACTATTTACATTTTGTCTGGTACATTGTGGGCACCCATCTTATGTCATTTTATTATTGATGTCATTTCTGGAATGATGATTCGATTTCGGAGAGAAGAATGA
- the serA gene encoding phosphoglycerate dehydrogenase, translating to MFKILVSDPISDLGIQQLVDANDVTVVKKTGLNEDELVAIIGEFDALMVRSQTTVTERILTAGTNLKAVGRAGVGVDNIDLDAATKRGIVVINAPDGNTITTCEHTLAMMMALARHIPQAYAKTISGTWDRKTFIGVELRGKTLGILGMGRIGSEVAKRAKAFGMDILAFDPFLTEDRAEKLEVKLATVNDIVLNADFMTVHTPLTPETRNMISRPQFEVMKKGMRIINCARGGLIDEMALIEAIDQGIVAGAAFDVFEHEPPQSDHPFLNHPKVIVTPHLGASTIEAQENVAIDVSEEILHILRNEPFKNAVNIPPVAPSVMNKLQPYFSLGEKLGSFVAQITTGAVSEIHIDYAGDLSDVDTLPLTRYIVKGVLSHHLGSDVNIVNCSHLAKSRDVNIVVSKAPKTKGFTNLISVSLKTQNNQDRLVAGTLLQGYGERIVLLDKYTVDIAPDGNQILISHNDKPGIIGLVGTLLGENDVNIASMQVGRTLVGGSALMILTVDKAPSKDVLVKLASLQEINSALEIILN from the coding sequence ATGTTTAAAATACTCGTATCGGATCCAATCAGTGATTTAGGTATTCAACAACTAGTTGATGCAAATGATGTTACCGTTGTTAAGAAAACAGGACTAAATGAAGATGAGTTAGTAGCAATTATAGGTGAATTTGATGCTCTTATGGTTCGTAGTCAAACGACTGTGACTGAACGGATTCTTACAGCTGGAACTAATTTAAAGGCTGTAGGACGTGCAGGAGTCGGTGTAGATAATATCGACCTAGATGCTGCTACAAAACGAGGAATCGTTGTTATCAACGCACCAGATGGTAATACGATTACAACTTGTGAGCATACCTTAGCTATGATGATGGCGCTGGCTCGTCATATACCTCAGGCTTATGCCAAAACAATTTCTGGAACATGGGATCGTAAGACCTTCATTGGCGTAGAACTTCGTGGAAAAACATTGGGTATATTAGGTATGGGGCGTATTGGAAGTGAAGTAGCTAAGCGTGCGAAAGCTTTCGGAATGGATATCCTTGCATTTGATCCGTTCTTAACTGAAGACCGCGCAGAGAAATTAGAAGTAAAACTAGCTACAGTCAATGATATCGTCCTCAATGCAGATTTCATGACCGTTCATACTCCATTAACACCGGAGACACGTAATATGATCTCACGCCCCCAATTCGAAGTTATGAAAAAAGGCATGAGAATCATCAACTGTGCACGTGGTGGACTCATTGATGAAATGGCATTAATAGAAGCTATTGATCAAGGAATTGTTGCAGGTGCAGCATTTGACGTATTCGAACATGAGCCACCACAAAGTGATCATCCTTTCTTGAATCATCCGAAGGTTATTGTTACACCTCACTTAGGTGCATCAACCATTGAAGCTCAAGAGAATGTTGCCATTGACGTATCTGAAGAGATCTTACACATTTTACGTAACGAACCATTTAAGAACGCTGTAAACATCCCGCCAGTTGCTCCTAGTGTGATGAATAAGCTTCAACCCTACTTCTCTCTAGGTGAGAAATTAGGAAGCTTTGTTGCACAGATTACAACAGGAGCTGTAAGTGAAATTCATATCGACTATGCAGGAGACCTCTCTGATGTTGATACATTACCACTTACGCGTTATATAGTGAAAGGTGTTCTTTCACACCATTTAGGTAGTGATGTGAATATCGTTAACTGCTCACATCTAGCTAAATCTCGTGACGTGAATATCGTTGTATCCAAAGCACCTAAAACAAAAGGTTTCACTAATCTCATTTCAGTAAGTCTAAAAACACAAAATAATCAAGACCGTCTAGTTGCGGGAACACTGCTTCAAGGTTACGGAGAGCGTATTGTATTACTTGATAAATACACGGTTGATATTGCACCAGATGGTAATCAAATCTTAATCTCTCACAATGATAAACCAGGGATTATCGGTCTTGTAGGTACTCTTCTTGGAGAGAATGATGTCAACATTGCCTCCATGCAAGTAGGTCGTACGCTTGTTGGCGGCTCTGCCCTTATGATCCTAACTGTAGACAAGGCTCCATCCAAAGATGTATTGGTTAAACTCGCATCTCTTCAAGAGATTAACTCTGCTCTTGAAATCATCCTTAACTAG
- a CDS encoding ATP-binding protein, with translation MNFWRSLVGKLWITIICLVACVLITLGVFLLPYIDTNFSNSGDIKRLFTYTAIVGFSMTTFFGLFLFSRITQPMQKLIHAANNIRKGEYGTRVYVEASDEIGELANTFNHMAAELEDNIRNLNQEKEHLSSVLRSMSDGVITFDNSGKIILTNPPGQRISEMWKTMEWDYEPEGSNQLRTLEVPKPLEELFSMTLTESGDCSTLVYVKQDVWSVIMTPLYSNNDIRGAVAVLRDVTEEVKLEKMRTDFVANVSHELRTPLSMMQGYSEALLDGMAASPEESQELIQVIHDESLRMGRLVKDLLILARMEAGHPDLAMTKLDVNELLERIYRKFSVRARECNLNLYYEKLSEDLFIQSGDEDKLEQVMTNLLDNAFRYTPTGKSVYIIAERVQSDHHPFLQIHVRDEGVGIPKEDIPFIFERFYKADKARVRGESASTGLGLAIVMNIIESHHGSVKVTSELGQGTDFIIRIPVEYRK, from the coding sequence TTGAATTTCTGGAGATCCCTCGTCGGCAAACTTTGGATTACTATTATTTGTTTAGTCGCTTGTGTGCTCATTACGTTAGGTGTGTTCTTATTACCCTATATAGATACCAATTTCTCGAATTCAGGTGACATCAAACGTTTGTTTACATACACAGCGATTGTTGGCTTCTCAATGACGACCTTTTTCGGATTGTTTTTATTTTCTAGAATTACTCAGCCCATGCAAAAGTTGATTCATGCTGCGAATAATATTCGTAAAGGAGAGTATGGGACAAGGGTATATGTAGAAGCTAGTGATGAAATTGGAGAGTTAGCCAATACGTTTAATCACATGGCTGCCGAGTTGGAAGATAACATTCGGAATCTGAATCAAGAAAAGGAACACTTATCTAGTGTCCTTAGAAGTATGAGCGATGGGGTCATAACATTTGATAATTCAGGCAAAATCATTCTTACTAATCCACCAGGTCAACGAATATCCGAAATGTGGAAAACGATGGAATGGGATTACGAACCTGAGGGATCAAATCAATTAAGAACGCTAGAAGTTCCGAAACCGTTAGAGGAATTATTTAGTATGACGCTAACGGAGAGTGGGGATTGTAGTACCTTGGTATATGTGAAGCAGGATGTATGGTCTGTGATCATGACCCCCTTATATTCAAACAATGATATTCGTGGAGCCGTGGCAGTTTTACGTGATGTGACCGAAGAGGTTAAGCTGGAGAAAATGCGAACTGACTTTGTAGCTAATGTATCCCATGAGCTTAGAACTCCATTGTCGATGATGCAAGGTTATAGCGAAGCTTTATTGGACGGGATGGCAGCATCTCCTGAAGAAAGCCAAGAATTGATCCAAGTCATTCATGATGAGTCATTACGAATGGGGAGACTTGTTAAAGATCTGTTAATTCTAGCCCGCATGGAAGCCGGACATCCAGATTTAGCGATGACTAAACTAGATGTAAATGAGTTACTTGAACGAATTTATCGTAAATTTTCAGTTCGTGCTAGGGAGTGTAATTTGAATCTCTATTACGAGAAACTTTCAGAAGATTTATTTATACAATCTGGAGATGAGGATAAGTTAGAACAAGTTATGACGAATTTACTAGATAATGCATTTCGTTATACGCCAACAGGTAAAAGTGTATATATTATCGCTGAACGAGTGCAAAGTGATCATCATCCATTTCTACAAATACATGTTAGGGATGAAGGTGTTGGAATTCCAAAGGAAGACATACCTTTTATCTTCGAACGATTCTATAAAGCGGATAAGGCACGTGTTCGTGGAGAATCTGCGAGTACTGGACTAGGTCTTGCTATCGTTATGAATATTATTGAATCACATCATGGAAGTGTCAAAGTGACAAGTGAGTTGGGACAAGGAACAGATTTTATAATTAGGATTCCTGTCGAATATCGGAAATAA
- a CDS encoding response regulator transcription factor: MPDELNRILIVDDEERIRRLIKMYLEKEGYEIDEAEDGEIALQKATATDYGLIILDLMLPGMDGVEVCTRLRQLKSTPILMLTAKGEEINRVQGFEVGADDYVVKPFSPREVIYRVKAILRRSSTTAYLSKDGMSSNDIVFPHLVIEHDAHRVTASGEEVSLTPKEYELLHYLAVSPDKVFSREELLKDVWNYEFFGDLRTVDTHVKRLREKLNKVSPESATMITTVWGVGYKLEVSK, from the coding sequence ATGCCAGATGAATTAAATCGGATATTAATTGTAGATGATGAAGAACGGATTCGACGATTAATTAAAATGTATTTGGAAAAAGAAGGCTATGAAATTGATGAAGCTGAAGATGGTGAAATAGCCCTTCAAAAGGCAACGGCGACGGATTATGGATTAATCATACTAGATCTTATGCTTCCGGGTATGGACGGCGTTGAAGTCTGTACTAGATTAAGACAATTAAAATCAACTCCTATCTTAATGTTGACTGCTAAAGGAGAAGAAATTAATCGAGTGCAAGGATTCGAAGTGGGCGCAGATGATTACGTGGTTAAACCATTTAGTCCGCGTGAGGTAATTTATCGTGTGAAGGCAATTCTACGTCGATCTTCCACAACTGCCTATTTATCTAAAGACGGGATGTCGAGCAACGATATCGTATTTCCACATTTAGTGATAGAACATGATGCTCATCGTGTAACAGCTAGTGGTGAAGAAGTAAGTCTTACGCCTAAAGAATATGAATTACTGCATTATTTAGCAGTTTCTCCTGATAAAGTGTTCTCTAGAGAAGAGTTGTTAAAAGATGTCTGGAATTATGAATTCTTCGGAGATTTACGGACGGTGGATACTCATGTCAAACGTTTAAGAGAAAAGTTGAATAAAGTATCTCCTGAATCAGCGACTATGATTACCACGGTATGGGGCGTAGGTTATAAGTTAGAGGTCTCGAAATAA
- the ccsA gene encoding cytochrome c biogenesis protein CcsA has product MSLLLDVSSVFFTISFLIYCVAFIMYGVAIMGRVWRNRDPIVHTKKWGKAAFLLASIGLIAHLTYFITRWIGSGHIPISNMFEFMTSLSMMIMIAFTIIFLIYRKTLLGLFAVPLVIIIMAYAAVFPQEAQPLIPSLQSWWLQVHVTMAALGESFFAIGFAAGFMYLLRTVDFNSQDKRERRQQRGVEFTFFTIIILVGFIIAIFAFRAGGYESVFSQKEVANNGEVSTTMQKVEYKLPPIVSPYQSEIVSFQSFLGMDAPLFEAPSWMHGINAGRKLNTVVWSLLAGIILYGLIRLILRKPIGRAVHPLLKSLDADDLDEITYRSIAIGFPIFTLGALIFAMMWAQIAWGRFWGWDPKEVWALITWLFYSAYLHLRLSRGWQGRKSAWLAVLGFIVVMFTLVGVNLIIAGLHSYAGTD; this is encoded by the coding sequence ATGAGTCTTCTATTAGATGTCAGTAGTGTGTTTTTTACTATCTCTTTCTTGATATACTGTGTGGCCTTCATTATGTATGGAGTTGCTATCATGGGTCGTGTTTGGAGAAATCGTGACCCTATAGTACATACGAAGAAATGGGGGAAGGCAGCATTCTTGCTTGCTTCCATTGGACTAATTGCACACTTGACCTATTTCATTACACGTTGGATAGGATCAGGACATATTCCGATTAGCAATATGTTCGAATTCATGACTAGCCTCTCCATGATGATCATGATAGCGTTCACGATTATTTTTCTCATTTACCGTAAGACTTTACTGGGACTATTCGCTGTTCCATTAGTTATTATTATTATGGCATATGCTGCTGTATTTCCGCAGGAAGCTCAACCTCTAATTCCGTCTCTTCAATCATGGTGGCTACAGGTTCATGTGACGATGGCAGCTTTAGGTGAGTCCTTCTTCGCTATAGGGTTTGCCGCTGGATTTATGTATTTGCTCCGAACTGTTGACTTCAATAGCCAAGATAAGAGAGAGCGACGTCAGCAACGTGGTGTAGAATTTACATTTTTCACAATTATTATTCTTGTTGGTTTTATTATTGCTATATTTGCTTTTCGCGCAGGTGGATATGAATCCGTATTCTCACAAAAAGAAGTGGCCAATAACGGGGAAGTATCAACTACGATGCAAAAGGTTGAATATAAATTACCACCTATTGTGTCACCCTATCAGAGTGAAATAGTCAGTTTCCAATCTTTCCTTGGGATGGATGCACCTTTATTCGAAGCACCGTCTTGGATGCATGGAATTAACGCAGGTAGAAAGTTGAATACTGTTGTCTGGTCATTACTTGCAGGAATCATACTTTACGGATTAATTCGACTTATTCTTCGTAAACCGATTGGGCGTGCGGTGCATCCTTTACTCAAAAGTTTAGATGCAGATGACCTTGACGAGATTACATATCGTTCAATCGCTATTGGATTCCCAATCTTTACTCTAGGGGCACTCATCTTTGCGATGATGTGGGCTCAAATTGCCTGGGGACGGTTCTGGGGTTGGGATCCGAAAGAAGTGTGGGCACTTATCACATGGTTGTTCTATAGTGCATATTTACACTTAAGATTATCACGTGGATGGCAAGGTCGTAAATCTGCTTGGCTTGCTGTTCTAGGTTTTATTGTTGTTATGTTTACGTTAGTTGGCGTTAATCTTATTATTGCTGGATTGCATTCTTATGCAGGTACAGACTGA
- the resB gene encoding cytochrome c biogenesis protein ResB, producing the protein MIHDLLAFQNTKCECGHQNPTGTVLCEACGKPLSEKDQESKELLEMRYDGMARRSQRSSPNFIDRIWNFFSSVKIAVYMIILTLLGSMLGTIFPQESTFLNIDPATYYPETYGKAGTIYYKLGLSHTYESWWFILLLVMIGASLVICSLDRVLPLYKALSKRKVRKHMQFLTRQKVVYQTRIDSVGEDWINDVKSPLKKKGYRVHTDGSALLAEKQRFSRWGPYIIHIGLIIFLLAVLARGLPGFNMDQHLAFPEGEIIPIPNTSMYLENEKFTVEYYTEEDLPEEFKGKNKILPKLFETQAVLYECTENCNDPLKEPKLIEVDRHPIQVNDPLNYKGLMAFQFDFDTTPILRSVTPSLVDTQSGKIIGQFKLDIRDPERNYQVGEYSLKLAEKYMDFGLNDLGEPVSISPTANAPAFLFVITGANLPEEGINYFYFPKQVDKQRFQQNIINEQLAGDYNFLELDVQGMSNVDFSMSTSYLNIRIDKAMPFVWIGAAIVMLGLIMGFYWQHRRIWIRIDDGTLTLAAHTNKNWFGIRREITDMLRKMNMEVDEKSLDNGGNQP; encoded by the coding sequence ATGATTCATGACTTATTGGCTTTTCAGAATACGAAGTGTGAATGTGGACATCAGAATCCTACGGGGACTGTGCTCTGTGAAGCATGTGGTAAACCTTTAAGTGAGAAGGATCAAGAATCTAAGGAATTACTTGAGATGAGATATGATGGGATGGCACGTCGTTCTCAACGAAGTAGTCCTAATTTCATTGATCGTATTTGGAATTTTTTCAGTTCTGTAAAAATTGCGGTATACATGATTATCCTAACGTTGCTTGGTTCAATGCTTGGAACTATCTTTCCACAAGAAAGTACGTTTTTAAATATTGATCCAGCAACGTACTATCCCGAAACATATGGTAAGGCAGGTACGATTTATTATAAACTCGGCTTGTCACATACGTACGAATCGTGGTGGTTTATATTACTACTTGTGATGATTGGAGCTTCACTCGTCATTTGTAGTCTAGATCGTGTACTGCCATTGTACAAGGCACTTTCGAAACGGAAGGTTCGAAAGCATATGCAATTTCTAACACGTCAAAAAGTAGTCTATCAGACTCGAATTGATAGTGTTGGAGAAGATTGGATTAATGATGTTAAATCTCCACTTAAGAAAAAGGGATACCGAGTACATACGGATGGTAGTGCATTACTCGCCGAGAAACAACGCTTTAGCCGTTGGGGACCTTATATTATCCACATTGGGTTAATCATTTTCTTATTGGCAGTACTTGCACGAGGCCTGCCTGGATTTAATATGGATCAGCATTTAGCTTTCCCAGAAGGTGAGATTATACCGATTCCTAATACAAGTATGTATTTAGAGAACGAGAAATTCACTGTTGAATACTACACAGAGGAAGACCTTCCAGAAGAATTTAAAGGGAAAAACAAAATTCTACCTAAATTATTTGAAACACAAGCGGTCTTATATGAATGTACAGAAAATTGTAATGATCCCTTGAAGGAACCTAAGCTTATTGAAGTAGATCGTCATCCCATTCAAGTGAATGATCCGTTAAACTATAAGGGCTTGATGGCGTTTCAATTTGATTTTGATACTACGCCGATATTGAGATCGGTTACACCTTCTTTAGTTGATACGCAAAGTGGTAAGATTATAGGTCAATTCAAGTTGGATATTCGTGATCCTGAACGAAATTATCAAGTGGGGGAATACTCCCTTAAACTAGCAGAGAAATATATGGATTTTGGATTAAATGATCTTGGTGAACCAGTTTCCATCTCACCTACAGCGAATGCGCCAGCATTTCTATTCGTGATCACTGGAGCGAATTTACCAGAAGAAGGAATCAATTATTTCTATTTTCCTAAACAAGTAGATAAGCAACGGTTTCAACAAAATATAATCAACGAGCAACTAGCTGGCGATTACAACTTTTTGGAATTAGATGTGCAAGGTATGAGTAATGTGGATTTTTCGATGTCGACATCTTACTTGAACATTCGTATAGACAAAGCTATGCCATTTGTATGGATTGGTGCTGCGATCGTTATGCTTGGGCTTATTATGGGATTTTACTGGCAACATCGGCGCATCTGGATACGTATCGATGATGGTACTTTAACATTAGCTGCCCATACGAATAAGAATTGGTTTGGTATACGCAGAGAGATCACTGACATGTTACGGAAAATGAATATGGAAGTAGATGAAAAATCCCTAGATAACGGAGGAAATCAACCATGA